cgaggattttgttttttgagctaAGGATACACGTATTTGAACATGTAACATCTGTGAGAAATCTCAGCATTGGCTTCAACTCTTAAACCAAAATGAAGgataattttagaaaacaaaacagaactgctTTTTTATTGTTAGGGACAGGGACTTTTCAGGTTACTGGGAAGAGATGCTGCCATCATAGTGTGTTTTTAGTTGCTTGCTTTGTTAATAAATTCTGgaaacttcttaatccctcctcTTACCATTGATAATTTAGCGATTGCTACTTTACACATGGAGAAGCcagttttttttctaaaaaaaatgagATAGTAATGGATTTTTAATATCACTCAGAACCCGATTCCATGTGTTTACATATTTGCCATGGGTCTTTCCGTTTTTGACTAACCCCGCAGCCTTTTCATATGCTACAATGGGCACAGAAGCCCCCACACCTTTTGTGAGCTGTGGGAGTGAAACGGGAAATGCGCAAACAATGTGCCAgggtcaggaaaaaaaagaaagcacagactCTGCCACAGGCCAGGTTGTATACTGAGCGTACTTAAGACATCATTAGAGGAGCTTAAAAACCCAGTCAGGGCACCTGGTTAGCATGGAATTTTCACATTAGACACTGCCTCCATTTCCTGTGGTCACTTGGTGGTAGGAAGTAAATTAGGATCCCAACCTGGGCCCGTCAGATCTGGAGCTGAGAAGTAGCAGAGAATCATGGCAGGAACCTGTAAGTCTCACTCTACTGAACAGAAAGAAGCTCTTTAGAAGAATCTTCCAGGTGCCCCTATGTGGTGGCCCGCACCCTGCAGCATGCATAGCTGGCTCTGCCCCACACAGCGTCACCTGCAGCATCACAGGGCTGGATGTGGGTTGCATTCTGAACAGTCACAATCGGTGTTTCCCAACTGACCTTCTCCTGTCCCCTCTTTCCTTTTCGCAGATGTCCTTAAAAGGCTACCGCAAGgcttggaataaaatgaaaacaaccaatGAGCAACAGTTGCTGGCAATTTACCCCCCTGGGAAATAGCCAGAGGGAGTTCATGGCTGTAGAGTAAAAAGTGATCCATTCAAATAATCAGCTTCTTTCTAGTCATGGGGTCATCTCACTGTTCCCTGCGCTGGCTGGAGTCCCAACTCTCCATCCAGGCTGACAGTCACCTCCCAGGCCACAGCTGCCCAAGGGGAGTGTTTTCACAACCTGGCCCCTGGAAGGAACCGTTAACGTTGAAAGAACCACAGGGCACTCGAATGGTTTGACACTTGTTAGCCCACATTTAGTTCACAAGCACAAATGAAAGGGACTTTCCCGCATGTGGGAATGGGACAGAGGAGGCAGGGTCAGCCCAGTATGTGCCACGGGCCTGTCCGCAGCCCAGGTGGGCGACTATCAAAAAGAGACCCCAAGGCATCCTGGCGCATGTCTAGCACTCAGCATTCTGAGCACACTCTTCAGTTTGGAGGCTTAGCTCCTAGACTATATGCCACTGCAAAGAAACAAGCACAGAAAAAACAAGACCATTTCTTGGGGCTGATGTAACCCGTTCTGACCTGAAATAGACCCAGCCTCCCCACCATAATAGTCATAGTACACGGGCTGTACGGCCAGCTCAGGAGACCTGCCTGAGCCCCTTCCACTCTTTACACTGAAGTCTAGACTCTCTCTGGAGCTTCTTGTTGGCCATGAAGGTATGGTGGCCCCTCTTTGTCCTTGGAAGTGTAGTTGGGGCCATGCAACCTGACCCCGCCTAGAATATTTCTTCATTGTCACAGCGACATATGACGAGTAGCTGGAGAAAGGAACCGAATTCAGCCAGTGGTGGAAGGAAGACAGGGGAAGGCCGGTGGTCCGAGTCTTGGACATGATCCAGGCACTGTAGTCTTCCACCTTGATGTACAGAAACAGGCCAGGGCATTTCTCACCGCCTTGCGACAGGATTCCTCTCAGCACCCACAGATTCAGTTGCTGCAGCTGGCACATCATTGGGTTTCCTGGGTCCCCCTGTGACAAAGGGCAGAAGGCttcagttgtaaaaaaaaaaaacatcttttcttTGTTAAGATAGTCTTCTGCAATTCACGGTttgttctaaaaatgttttacactGATTCTTGCTGAAAATGGGGTAAATGATAGGATACTGTTTCCAATCTCGGTAGGCACCACCACAAATTCTAACAGATGACTTTAGCTTTTATTATACCAATTATCTGTAGATTTCCGTCGTTTGCCTGTAGCTTCCTGGTTCTCGGTTCATTTTCTTGCCCCTTTCCTGTACTTTGACTAAATCCTCTCCTTCTGGTTTCTCATTCCTCAAATGTTGGTAGTTCTTTCATCTGTTGATAGCCTGGAATactctcatttttccttctcctctctattttgtttccatCCTTTGTTTAAGCTGCTCCCTTTCACCCACAGTCCTACCAGGGTCAGACTCACACTTCCTGGGGTCCCACACTGGACTAGGGTCACAGGTGTGCCATCTGCGCAGCCGTCTGTCCATGCacctgctccccagcccctgctcctAGCATTCCCTGCTCCCATAGGAGCCGTCCCCTGGGACTTGGGAATTCTGCCACACAGACCTTTCCTCACTTCAGTGAGTGGGTAGAAGCTTGGCACACTTAGCTAGATATGGGACcctggcaagttacttaattctcTT
The DNA window shown above is from Rhinolophus ferrumequinum isolate MPI-CBG mRhiFer1 chromosome 15, mRhiFer1_v1.p, whole genome shotgun sequence and carries:
- the PRSS54 gene encoding inactive serine protease 54, whose translation is MGAISPALTLKLHSSVCPHLCMPLTLPQSPSLRWSPRKDAVAMVGIANMDASVIAHEEYPINTIIIHEDFDNETMTNNIALLKTDTAMQFNNLVRSICFLDRELHMPPALRNCWVAGWNPTSATGNHMTMSILRKISVTDTDLCPLHDFQKTGCGNHREEETDAVCLGDPGNPMMCQLQQLNLWVLRGILSQGGEKCPGLFLYIKVEDYSAWIMSKTRTTGLPLSSFHHWLNSVPFSSYSSYVAVTMKKYSRRGQVAWPQLHFQGQRGATIPSWPTRSSRESLDFSVKSGRGSGRSPELAVQPVYYDYYGGEAGSISGQNGLHQPQEMVLFFLCLFLCSGI